The genomic interval ACAGGACCCAGCTTGTGAGAGCCAAGAGGTAAGAGTGTGGTGACACAGTGGGATGGCTGGGGCAGAGGGTCCCTTCAGGAATGGTGACTTCACTATGCTAACTTCACATAGACAACTGGGGAGTCCCCAAAGTGTattaagaggagaaaagaggTAACAAGAAATGGCTTTGGGAGGGATCACCCTGTCTGCTGTGTGGGTTTCAGAGAGGAGCTGGCAGGACCTCTGGGAGGGCATGAGTTAGGAGAACATCCTGGCAATCCAAAAAGCCAAGCGGATGACCTCCATATTATGGCCGAAGAGGCCGGGAAATAACAGAAAGGAGGCAATTTCCAGACTGGATCAAGGGGATGGAGCAAGTAGACCAGGGGACTGGTTGACTGCGGAGGAGGGGCACTGACCCGGGACCAATGAAGTCTCTCCGGACTGAAACGCTCGCTCATTAGGGCCTAGCGCTCGAGCCTTGCTCCTGTGTCCCCTTGCACACTTTTTCGTTGACATCTAAAAACTGCTTCCCCGTAGGATTAAGTAGTTGTAAACGGGAAGGAATTAAGGGCGTGTGCTGCATCTGACTGTTAAAGCAGATGTGTGTCAAACTTTGGTCCTGCGGATTTTGCTCTTCCCATTATGAGAAAATGTCCGCATCCAGTCGTCACCGTGCAACCTACTTGCCCGCCTGGACTTGCTTTCTGTGAGGAAAAGTCCGACGCTGCCTTCACACTGTTCGATTCACCTTTAATCAACCAGAGGAAACCATCTCACCCTTGACTTTCAGAAAGCCGTTCTGTGAGTTTCACACCCAATGAAACCCCCCACCCCGACTCTATCACTTCTTCCTAAAGCTCCATCAACTATCCAATCTTTCAGCGTTACTCCCCAGCAACGTAGAATCCAGACCCTGCAGAGGTCTCACAAGAACCAGAGAAAATAGGTGTTTGCATTAATCCTGAGTAGACAACATAAACAAAGAAACACGCAAATGTCCATTTGTGCCCGCCGAGCCGCTCTCAGGGTCCACCGCGTGCCACCGACCCAGCCCACGGCCGGCGGCCCCTCGGTGCTGCCCACGCTCCCGGGGTCGCGTCCCGGAGGCGCGCGGAGGGCGGCCCCTCCGATTTCCCAGCTGGCGTCGAGTGAGGACGCGCCCCTAACCCTCACGGAGTAAGCCCCTGGAAGTCCCTTCCACAAAAGGAAAGGCGAGGTCCCGCCCGCCCGGCCCCGgcctctccctgggcctcagggACGCGAGCCTCGACAGGCCGCCTCTAGGAAGGAGACTCCCGCCTCGTCTCAGGGGCGGCCACGGGCACCCGGCGCCTTTTGCCCGCCCCACCCCAGCAACTCTGGTCTCACACAAACGAGAAAAGACCTGGGACCTTCGCCTCCGAAATTCAGTCCTGACGTCGCGATCCCGGCACGAAGATTCCACTCTCCTACGCCTCCGCGGCGGCCATCTTACCCAGAAGAGACTGACGCCTTTTGACTCTCGCGCCACCCGTAGAACGAGCGCGCCGCGGAGGGAGCTACGCGCAGGGACGGAAGTGGAATTCCGAACTTCCGGTAGCCCGCACACCCGCCCAGCCCTCCCGGGACAGGTTCATTGGCTTGTCAGCTTGCGATCTCACAATCTCGCGAGAGGTGCTGAGGGGGCGGCAGCCCGTGTGTCTGCCCTCCTGCTCCCCGCCCCCGCTTCCGCCGCGGCCTCCGCCACCGCCTACTTCCAACCGGGCGTCCCCGTCGCCACCGCCGCTCCTCCCTGCTCCGGGAGCGGCCGCGGAGCCGCCACCGCCCAGTCCGCGCAGCGCGGGAGGCGGGATCCGCACGGTAAGATGGCCGCTGCGGGCCCAGGCGGCCGGGCCGGGCGGTGGGGGCCGGGGCGAGGAGCCGGGCGGACACTTTAGCGGCTCCAGAGTGCGCCCCGCCCAAGAGGACAGCCCCAGGCGGGCCCACCCTGCGGGGTGCTGAGGGTCAAAGGTGTGAGCAGGTGTTGGAGTTTCCGCTCGTGGTCTCCCGGGGTGGCGGCGGCGCCCCGTGGATTCTCGAGTCAAGCCGAGCTGGCGCCTCGGGTCTTGTGCCTTGGCGTTGGTTGGATTCTTAGCCTCGAAAGGGACGCGTGTGAAGCGAACTCTAGCGTCAGAGGTGGCCGAGTGGAATCGCGGTAGTTAGGGAAACTCCAGACGTTCGTCCCCGAGAGGAGGACGATGCTTGTCTTTGAATAGGAATCTTCTGCTTTAGAGCAGAAACTGGTGAGGACGTAAATTGTTGCATGGAAAGCAAGTGGTGGTGGCCTTCAGAATTTAGGGTATTTTTTCTGCTGCATGTTTGACTACTGAAGTTTGAAACAGCATAAGCCAGTTCTCCTAAGTTGTTACTTTTGATCGTGGCGCTCACCGCCTGGTAATGGCACTAGGGAGTGTCTGCTGACTGGTCCTGGGTCACCTTTACTTCTTGTGAATGACTGTTTGGTCTTCATAAGATTTGAAGTTGACTGTAGCTTTGCACTTGACTGTAGCTACCGGCGATGGGTGTTTGACGACATCTCTTGGTTTTACGCACACGCACCTGCTGGTCCACAGCAAGTATCTGGTGGTGCTTGCATCCCTGCTGCATTTCCAAGAAACTCATGTGCCCCCTTCACATTCCCTGTGTACACTTTCCCTGAGCGATCATTGCTGAACTCTTGGCTTTAAatatctccctcccaccccggATATTTCTGTAGCTAATGTTTCCAGCTCAGAACTTAGGATCTGTCATCCAGATGCCTGTGTGACTGCCCCGGCTACATGTCTGGTAGTCCTCTCACACACCCTGCTCCTCAAACCTGTTCCCCTCCCACTCTTTCCTTATTTGTGGCCCCACACCCCAAGGCCTCTCACAAATGAAACCTCTGACCATCCTTAGTTCttcactttgtgtgtgtgtgtgtgtgtgtgtgtgtgtgtgtggtccctTCATGTTCAGTCCAGCAGCAACCTTTGACTCTGGCCAGAGCATCTTGGTCTGGCCGTGCCTTCTCTGTCTTGTCTGTCACCATACTCTCTTGCTCTGCTGTCTCTTTATTAGACTTGGGTTCAGCACGTTACATCCATCACATTGGCAGCTGGGAAAACCAGGAccatctcttaattttttaattgattggAGCAGTTTGGTACATACCTTGTTTTGTGATGTTATATGTCAGGGATGAGGGATAAAAGCAAGGTAGACAGTGGTATACTCAACACCCATTTCAGGACCCTCCTATTGTTTCCAGAGCTGGGAGAGCTGCCTCTCTGGCCCAAGCCATCTGCCCCTCCCACAGATATCCACCCCCtgaccttatttaaaaaaacaaaataagggtttgttgcttgtagctcagcggctagggcgccagccacataaactggagctggcgggttcaaacccagcccaggcctgccaatcaacaagaacaactgcaaccaaaaaatagccgggtgttgtggctggtacctgtagtcccagctacttgggaggctgatgcaggagaatcgcttaagcccaagagtttgagattgctgtgagctgtgacgctacagtactctaacgaggtcaacatagtgaaactgtctcaaaaaggaaaaaaaaaacaacatgaaatGGTTTTTTCAGTTCTGTTTATAACTTAAAGCATGTGGCCTGTGCTGCAGCTTGTTTTTTCCATTCAGTATTGTTTGTGGATGAAACAGTGTGATTATGTGGGTTCATTTACTTTCACAAATTCTGTTGTGTACATATGTGATCATATGCTAAAACACAGGTATTTCTGAGaccaaaagttttttattttgtgtccAACATACTTGGTAGCAGTATCTTAACTAGTAAAGTTTAATAGTCTCTGTTCTACTTAGTATGAATACTCACACATCTCACACAGTGTTTGATTATGTGGTGCTGCCTCAGACCCCAGTAAAGGCTATTATATTGTGCCATATAATCTTTATACAGTCTGAAACCTTTTGAATTCTAAAGCACATCTGTCTGCCTAAGGGTTTGGGATCTGTATGCCACAGTTCCTTTGTTCATGCTACTGCTGAATGAACATTTAGGTAGGTAACTTTCACATTTTCCGTTATCTGGAGATAACTCTCCAGTGGAGAATCTGAATACTTCcatcagctattatttttttcctttagaaataaaTCAGAATGAGTTATGCAGAAAAACCCGATGAAATCACAAAAGATGAGTGGATGGAGAAGCTTAATAACTTACATGTCCAGCGAGCAGACATGAATCGTCTCATCATGAACTACCTGGTCACAGGTAATGGCTTGAGTAATGATGCTACTGCTTAAACATAATTCTCCTTTTTTGTCTAAACGAATAGCACTTGACCACTAAAGCTTGGTGGTAAAGTTGTGTTTAGACATTATAAAAGCACATGCTAATTTGACAAATTTGTAAGCTCTTGTGTTAAAGATACCTTTTCTGGAGAGGAGGCGATCATCGCCAAAACCAGTTCCTTTGACAGTTGTATAGCTAGATAATCCAAATAATTAAGATTATTCTAAAGTACCTTTGAAGCCCAGACAATTGTACTCTCCTGGCCAGTCTGGTAAAGTATTCCTGCCTGTTCTTAGAAGTGCGCCCCACTCAGGAGGGGGTACGCAAACCCTTCTTGACataggggaggaggaggagagggctgTGTATGGTAAGAAAATCCAGATGTTTTCAAAAGgcataaaatgaaaagttggtcTCCCTCCTGATAGTCAGTTTCCCCTTCCACCCACATTCATCTCTGTTAAAAAGTTTTTTGAAGGTGATGAGGAAATCTAGGCCTATAGTTGTGGAAGGGAGAAGCATACACCTGGCTTTGATGTGGGAAGTAATTGCAGGCTGACACTGAGCAGTCAGCACAGGTAAAGCCCCCCCCCACTTGAGGCGCAGCCACACTGGGGGTGAGGAGCCAGCATGTCTGGCTCACCTGGCAGTAGCATCGCTCTCAGCATCTGGCCCTCAGAGGAGCCCACAGCAGCACAGTAGGCTGGCAGCCATTCTCACCTCTTCAACTGATGGAATACAGTTTTGTGTCTGGTGGAAAAGAGTGAGGTATACTGAAGTTCTCGTTTTCTGTATTTTGAGGGTATAACATGTAAATCACAAAGCTATTATTAATACCAAGTCCTAAGAAGGTGTGGTCCCTGTGATACAATCTAGGCAGCCGGCCTTTCTAGAGATAGAAAGTCTTTGCGTTAATTCTTTGCTAACTTTCCTAGCAGTGAAGATGGTATTCATTTTCAGAAGGTTTTAAGGAAGCAGCAGAGAAGTTTCGAATGGAATCTGGGATTGAACCCAGTGTGGATCTAGAAACACTTGACGAGAGGATCAAGATCCGGGAGATGATACTGAAAGGTCAGATCCAGGAGGCCATCGCGCTGATCAACAGCCTCCACCCAGAGCTCTTGGACACAAACCGGTACCTTTACTTCCATTTGCAGGTAAGTTTTAGGTAGTCTGGTTTTGGGATATTTGAAGTGATTCAGAAGTAACTAGGCTGATTCAAATTAATAAACTATTGTTTTTTTGTGGGGAAGGGATTTGAGTAAAtaatctattttatgtattttggaagCTGTTTTTTGCTtataaaatgcatatttaatAACTTATAGATGTTGAAACATCTTTCTGAGCCCCACTTTAACTAAGACCAAGTTCCAGGTCACTGTCAATGGCTGGGATGTGTGAGTTAAGCCTGTCTGTCTTTGCCACGGACCAGCAACAGCATTTGATAGAGCTGATCCGCCAACGTGAGACAGAGGCAGCACTGGAGTTTGCGCAGACGCAGCTGGCGGAGCAGGGCGAGGAGAGCAGGGAGTGCCTGACAGAGATGGAACGCACGCTGGCCCTGCTGGCCTTCGACAGCCCTGAGGAGTCGCCCTTCGGAGACCTCCTTCATATGATGCAAAGGCAGAAGGTAGAGTGCGGGGCCGTCCCCCCCTCCATGTGTGCACAGAGGGGCTCACAGACGTGGTGCTTGTGCTGCTTTGTGGTAAGAGCACTGACATCTGGGCACTGGATACTATGGTGTGTTAGTGGTTCTTCCCTAAGTTTTCGTCTTTTTATCTTATCGAACTAGGAGCAGTAGAGTTTTGAGGGGCTAGAATATTCAACCCCCTTTGCTGATTTTTGTTACTTAATCTTCTTCCAGTTTATTTGGAGACTCTTAGAAACAGTTGtcctaagtatttttaattttttttttttttttgtagagacagagtctcacataccgccctcaggtagagtgccgtggcatcacacagctcacagcaacctctaactcttgggcttacatgattctcttgcctcagcctcccgagcagctgggactacaggcgcctgccacaacgcccggctattttttgttgcaatttggccggggctgggtttgaacccgccaccctcggcatatggggccggcgccctactcactgagccacaggcgccgccctaagtatttttaatttaaaatcccTTATTCTAAAATGTTTCTCATGCTGCTACTTTAGTGTCTTCCCCAACATTCTAGTTTATGGCTTCCCAGGCCCAGATCTCTCTTTCCCCTGCTTCCAGTCCTGGCTGGCTCCTCTTCTGGGGCTCTATCTTGCCCTGTACTGGCAGCACTGCCCATCCTTGAAAGTCCGCTTGAGATGTTTTCTTGGGGCTTATTGGGAGGGGCTTGTATTGCCTGCTGCACTGGCCTTTTCTCTCCTGCAGTCCCTGGCATGAGAGCCTCACTCTCACTTAACCGCCATTGATGCCCATGGATTTGCCCTCCAGCCTGTAAGCTCCCCTCAGCCAGGCTTGTGTGTTTAACACCTGATAGTGCCTCACAGTTAAGGGCTTaatgtttgtttaaataaataatcttcttgtgtaaaaatggtataaaatacatttattaacaGACTCTTTAGCTGGTGTTCTCTGTGTGTGGTTATTTTTATCGGATGTGTTTATTTTCTAGGTGTGGAGTGAAGTTAATCAAGCTGTCCTAGATTATGAAAATCGAGAGTCAACACCCAAGCTGGCAAAATTACTAAAACTACTACTTTGGGCTCAGAATGAGCTGGAccagaagaaagtaaaatatccCAAAATGACAGACCTCAGCAAGGGTGTGATCGAGGAGCCCAAGTAGAGTCTGTGTGTGGCCTTGCACAGGACTCACTGGCTCTATCTGCGACCACATTTTTACTGCagtagaatattctttttttcccccttatacCTTTTTTTTGACCCAGCAccttttttaaagggaaaaaatggccTTTTTAAGCTCTGGAAAGCTCACAGTGAAACACACTGTCTCTCTGGAAGTGTGGCGTAGACTCTGCACCGTGGTACATTCGCAAGCATCTGACAAGCAGCCATTCGCCTTTCCAGTGCTCTCGGTACCTTTGGCAGCTGAAGGGTTTGTTTGCCGTGGAGCACTGTGCTGTCGGGGCGTTGCTTAGACTCCAGCCTCCCATTCAAAATGCGTGAAGGAGCAGGTCATGATCTTGCCTTCTGCGGGCTGTAGGCATACAGTATGTCATCCCCTTCTCCTGAGCCTTGTCGTGCTGCTTCTACAAGTTTTTCTCTAcccttggttttttgtttttcataggaAAGAATATATAAATTTGTAAATCTTAATAACTCCTTTGAAATGTGTGTGAGGGTATtgcatttgatttgtttttccttttttggtgtgGGTTGTGTGACTTGGGGAAATGCGTGAGGGGTGGGGCtatgtgatttttaatttttttaagtatacattTGGTGCTGTGCATGGTGAGAGACCCCTTCACAGTGGATCAGTGACCTTTCTCTGCTAGGCagttttgtttgaaaataaaggTTTCTCTTCGATTTCAAGAATGACCAAAATGACTTCGAAACAGTGTTCATCACTTCAAATGGCCTTTTGGTTTGGACTGTACTTTCTCCTGTGATGATGGTAGTGGCATGCTTTTGCACCTGGAGCTAGAAAGATGCCTTGGCCCTGTCTGTGTGCTGGGGGGCAGCCCTCCACTGGCAGGGTTGCTTGGGGGCACGAGGCTGTTGGCAGAGGATGGAGCCCAGAGCCTGGTGAGCGGAgtggtttctcttttttgttgtctgCCTCCTCTGCAAGTGTCCCTCTTCT from Nycticebus coucang isolate mNycCou1 chromosome 21, mNycCou1.pri, whole genome shotgun sequence carries:
- the GID8 gene encoding glucose-induced degradation protein 8 homolog, which codes for MSYAEKPDEITKDEWMEKLNNLHVQRADMNRLIMNYLVTEGFKEAAEKFRMESGIEPSVDLETLDERIKIREMILKGQIQEAIALINSLHPELLDTNRYLYFHLQQQHLIELIRQRETEAALEFAQTQLAEQGEESRECLTEMERTLALLAFDSPEESPFGDLLHMMQRQKVWSEVNQAVLDYENRESTPKLAKLLKLLLWAQNELDQKKVKYPKMTDLSKGVIEEPK